A region of the Mesoterricola sediminis genome:
GGCCCAGCCGTCCACGTGCTTTCCGGAAGGGTCCGGGAATGGGGTCCCTCCCCTCTTGCGCCAGTTCTTGCTTTTCGGCGTCCTCGGAACCCTGCTCTGGGCTTCTCCAGGGCGGATCCCTTATTCCCTCACCTTTGGATCCGACATGAAATCGACCACCCTCCCCCAGAGCTGGTGCCTTGTCACCGCTCCCGGATCGGAAGCCTCAGCCGTCTTCCTTCCGGGCAGGAATGAACCCGGCAAGATCCTGATTCACTATCCTCGGATCAGTCTGGGCCAGCCCTCCCTGCTCAGGGCCATGGGCCGCATGGGTCCCGACTGCTTCCCCGGGGATTGCGACCTCGAGATGACCTGGGACGTGCTCTATGAGGGCCGGGGAAGCCTCAGCGGGAAGGAGGCTTTCCTTTCCCTGACCCAGAGCGCCATGACCGTGCGCAACAACCCGGATCCACTGACCGCGTACTCCATCCCGGTCGAGGTGCCGGCGGGTCCCGCCAACGGTGGGTGGCGCACATACGCAGCGGTGACCAGGATCCGGAACAACCCCTGCATGGAGCACATGCTCATCGGCTTCGACCTGTCAGTGCCAGGGAAGTACGTCTTCCGGCCCCCGGTCCTGACGGTGGTCTTGCCCAATGGGGAGCGCAGGCCCTTCAGGCAGGTGTGAAGGATGACCTCAACCCTTCAAATTTGGGGGAAGACCCGCAAAGGAAAGTAACGACCCGTGCGCCGAGAAGCGCCGAATCAGGCCTTGCGCCTGCTTTTGCGCATCGACGCGTCAGTAGCCCCGCGCGCGGTCCACGGCCCCCACGATGGGGCGGCCCTCGGCGAAGCGCCGGAGGTTGTCCAGGAGGTCGGGGATCATGGCCCGGGGGGTGGAGGGGCCCGAATGGTGGGGGGTCACGGTCACCCGGGGGTGGGCCCAGAGGGGGGCGTCCGCGGGCAGGGGCTCGGTGGGGAACACGTCCAGGACGGCGCCGGCGGGGCGCCCCGCGTCCAGGGCGGCCAGGAGATCGGGGATGACCACCTGCTCGCCGCGGCCCACGTTGATGAGCAGCAGGTCGGGGCCGGCCTGGGCCAGGAGCCGGGCGTCCACCAGGCCCCGGGTGGCGGGGGTCAGGGGGGCGCAGAGCACGAGGAGGCGGGCCTCCGGCATCAGGCCGGCCAGGTCCCCGACGCCGTGCAGGGCGAATTCGGGGTCGGGCCGCGGGGTCTGCACGAAGCCGTGGACGGCCAGGCCCAGCTCGCGGAGGGCGCGACCGATCTGACGGCCGATCCGCCCGAAGCCCACCACCAGCGCCACGCGCCCCGTCAGGTCCTCGGGCAGCAGCTTGGGGGACCACTGGGCCCGGGCCTGGGCCTCCCGGCAGGCCTCCATGCGAAGGGGTCCCGCCAGCAGGTGGCCCACCACGTAGCGGGCCATCCACAGCCCGAACTGGCCATCCGCCCGGGTGATGGGCACCTCCGGCGGAATCCCGGGGTGGCCCACCAGGTGATCGACACCAGCCCCGGAGTTCTGGACCCAGGCCAGGCGGGGCATGCCCGCCAGGAGGCCCTCGGGGATGCGCCAGGTGAAGAGGCCCTCGGCCTCCCGAAGCCAGGCGGCGTCCGGGGCCTGGGAGGGATGCCAGCCCTGGATGTCCAGGCGGGGCTCGGCCTCCCGCAGGGCGGGGACCCAGTCCTGGTGACGGTGGTGGATGACGGCCAGTCTGCGCATGGGTCCAGCTTGGCGGACCCCGGCGGCCGGTTCAACCCCGGGCCGGGGCCCCGTACGAGTCGCCCGCGTGGTAGCTGCTCCGCACCAGCGGCCCGCTCTCCACGCGCCGGAAGCCCATTTCCAGGCCCTTGCGGCGGTACATCTCGAATTCCTCGGGATCCACGTAGCGGTGGAGGGGGAGGTGGAGGGCCGAGGGGGGCAGGTACTGGCCCAGGGTGGCCACGTCCACGGAGGCCTCCCGCCAGTGGCCCATGAGTTCGAGGACCTCCTCGGGGGTCTCGCCCAGGCCCACCATGATGCCGCTCTTCACGCGAAGGCCGGGGGCATGCGCGTCCCGCCAAGCAGCCGAGCGCCGGAGCACCTCCAGGCTCTGGGCGTAGTCCGCGTCGGGCCGGACCCGCCGGTAGAGGCGGGCGACGGTCTCCACGTTGTGGTTCAGCACGTCGGGACCGGCCTGGAGGACCGCGTGGAGGTCCCCCTCCCGGCCCCGGAAATCGGGGATGAGCACTTCCACGCCGCAGCCGGGCAGGAGGGTGCGGATCCACTGGATGGTCTGGGCGAAATGGGCCGCTCCACCGTCTGGCAGGTCGTCCCGGTTCACGGAGGTGACCACCGCGAAGGCCAGGCCCAGGGAGGCGACGGCCTCCGCGACCCGCTGGGGCTCGAGGGGGTCCACCTCCCCGGGCCGGCCCTTGCCGACGTTGCAGAAGCCGCAGTGGCGGGTGCACACGTCGCCCAGGAGCATGAAGGTGGCCGTCCGGTGCACGCCCCAGCACTCGTGGAGGTTGGGGCACCGGGCCTCCTCGCACACCGTCACGAGCTTCTTGGAGCGGACCAGGGCCTCCACCTCCGCGGTGACCTCCGGGGCCGGGACTTTGACCTTCAGCCAGGAGGGACGGGGACCGGGCAGTACGGGAGGGCGCGCCATGGCGCCCATTCTATCGCATTCGGATATCATGATTTGTCATGGCCGAACCACCGCGGGAGACCCCCAGCTTCCAGCCCCCGAAGGGCTTCGAGACCCGCTTCCGGGACCTCGAACTGCACCTGTCCTCCTTCGAGGGCCCCCTGGACCTGCTCCTGCACCTCATCCGGGAGCAGAAGCTGGACATCCTGGACCTGCCCATGGCCGAAGTGACCCGCCAGTACATGGAATACCTCCACCTGATGGAGGAGCTGAACCTGGAGATCGCCGCCGAGTTCGTGGCCATGGCCGC
Encoded here:
- a CDS encoding D-2-hydroxyacid dehydrogenase, with translation MRRLAVIHHRHQDWVPALREAEPRLDIQGWHPSQAPDAAWLREAEGLFTWRIPEGLLAGMPRLAWVQNSGAGVDHLVGHPGIPPEVPITRADGQFGLWMARYVVGHLLAGPLRMEACREAQARAQWSPKLLPEDLTGRVALVVGFGRIGRQIGRALRELGLAVHGFVQTPRPDPEFALHGVGDLAGLMPEARLLVLCAPLTPATRGLVDARLLAQAGPDLLLINVGRGEQVVIPDLLAALDAGRPAGAVLDVFPTEPLPADAPLWAHPRVTVTPHHSGPSTPRAMIPDLLDNLRRFAEGRPIVGAVDRARGY
- the lipA gene encoding lipoyl synthase is translated as MGAMARPPVLPGPRPSWLKVKVPAPEVTAEVEALVRSKKLVTVCEEARCPNLHECWGVHRTATFMLLGDVCTRHCGFCNVGKGRPGEVDPLEPQRVAEAVASLGLAFAVVTSVNRDDLPDGGAAHFAQTIQWIRTLLPGCGVEVLIPDFRGREGDLHAVLQAGPDVLNHNVETVARLYRRVRPDADYAQSLEVLRRSAAWRDAHAPGLRVKSGIMVGLGETPEEVLELMGHWREASVDVATLGQYLPPSALHLPLHRYVDPEEFEMYRRKGLEMGFRRVESGPLVRSSYHAGDSYGAPARG